One stretch of Plasmodium vivax chromosome 8, whole genome shotgun sequence DNA includes these proteins:
- a CDS encoding hypothetical protein, conserved (encoded by transcript PVX_119380A), whose protein sequence is MESNPCNYHRGANQGMARGYVSNENVRSVANYGSIRGEYNANPTSSFYLPASGFSSVSSMSNVSNVSSAGQVNPTGNYPPCEHLLNSYACLDPSLSKGAANSHMNILSSSMAPYMGSADKGNILNNSRGFFGDYSSKGLAQSYDRSRGGSCVQCACWGRTADGEGGTLDAGLSSKLSGPFLGYGVYSAGGGAHPSASAKSALVNISSVRHPPENANASFNASFNGGDSLSFNAGSIYGNAIAQRLNYGSGEGVSGYLGGIAAERASAGGQVSSVGGLPSNAAGLLSSTVNLPAHLLNANANAFQRASESVGPNGEGITHPSTAPHNAYDYVTLNQLCSRHYTAPLSYTSLNGCLLRSVPPSTGNSVTELNMKTTGGAKNTTSGSFPSDGNSFHSSSIGLSGGENIDASVAMNPNRISMTMPTISVVSPHPSGTTRNACLTTAGVCMGAPIPCVSSPNVQMNSVTPGGGGLNLKILGSYPEAPHPHGDVQMKNMIYSNGVNQRSFTNEANAYSCLRVNNEVVRTTLGGAMGVGKTGRSSHFYVRGSTNESVGSHAGGSSHAGRSSHAGRSSHTGRSSHTVYPAGAPRRNERREAYGGPPLDSDFLYSQKRKSFAQMGEALEPGCYKEESMPGRTGRTNRTSRTNQPMHRHTHLREGKLLNKRSYDFFSRSANGRRGEKGFGSFHHAPNVKRISTRMSGRGGEDGSDIDGGSDSGSRSDASCDDRVRRSYKEGRESARGGGRNRERKRRNSPSDTASSGCSFSDDGGVSSGSSSASSFFTSTVSDKLKGKKKKKKKKKKKKKGDKCADNCADNCAGKSAKGRLAVPQPGKRKRPTVIEFLNAKWNRSSHAEGGSESGSESRGGGRSEGRSRSRSRSRSRSRSRSRSRSRSRRSRRRGDDGESCSLNSSGDFAKKRRKDPPGGKKKKGRNSNFEEAWKGVGASERSDLLSSNGDEKTRGSECTEGGSDRGGALSYSERVEASGLVDSASGGSAGSDDGADSDDSRSGDSREVHRKAVKNRTGKGADRRGSISAKTKGAGGAKVNVKGAPKSREDKRGEVNSEGGEEPIENEGGGSNDGEEGGSNDGGEGYSNDDEERSSNEGVMNGASPREPPKEGAGKSLTSDEHSGNDPTTDSEELYGSMSSSDDSEKDGFRSADGASGEENFEVGEEEVEEGSGGSGGSGDSGDSGGGRDRGNRSDGEVGGEEVQTGEGAPPQSGTEVKKKRKKKSKVEQANAVKREPNVAQESERKDGTAAAEKGETAQSASSARCTSESSGGESSCGETNGSETTSNFESSEESSEYLLDCSSDEITRTEGSSKGSANGEVHVWGEAGPDGGPKDSVSGEVGGEVGGGIGNEVGIGLGSRAIGGAPGGASPERQPNTCASSLLRVCSGGVKREKREKCPHGGEATKGAEVKVVREMPTYREVQLPSGVKCFQTEGEPNGKSPESPRCNKACLIKHHRKKVYTNLKSLDYIKTNEILKEIQKNVIKKKKINICEWIVLLSYVFYKRSRYLDFNKTYLYNAMKRMSPFLFNLNRRCNDMEIRSLFFYLSKVFILDDHFIFRVNIFIFNWFILYVHRMKMKNVRFVQDLNLMINLFCGFLANRRFRNYSLLFLINVVLQNGRGKCLYSGGNYPYVCSLYLSFLSKVVCLAGRHRHALRGCRGGKRSRGGYPRGEVHTKEERKDEPLNDEPLNDEPLNDEPLNDEPLNDEPLNGEVPKTEQGTLEERTDGAADSKDPANVCTVSGGIIPNGEHTGETKPGLKLTAGPPTASKRQDLILLYVLYAARNNRSIYVNLLKHILDDVLRFKLTYSFHRVKLRSRALYKKITRCFKNVKKVMNRSGRKGRQRGGEGSRDGKWDNRVKRNNRAKRDGRIDGRFDGRFDGRFDDHLNVNYSLVYLLIGVLMEYTCFSFTRSVASFFKNEKLASLHRQLLSHLRDYTDVTFKYMKFFALDMMRVYGNIWLRNVFTTVNLKKMHAEVGGASGTSGAGAADCANCDEDCLSAVGAEPSGWRRGRTVKRSSASAEVRADVREDVRAAVRADVTARGGLSTTTITATTTTVITLHGGGNSPREDANSDQRGADHLTEEGEAHPTQEDNFTRRSAVMGTAKGELQNGAACAQNEGPPLEGNDEAAPLDGSTDGEAKLMGKEWVERCEVVSSKGEEKNPGEGADGESPQELDFPESPAGKAAKLKAPSKMKPPDSRNPPKGLPNNAGGSHYANESFVDATLSMLCRCLKVFKGSASLSTLFDVLFLSFIERIEGERLKRFLVEVFSTDGELSGLVTRIILRSALREECTRDVSFVNYFLGRREPLEVLHLDWGGAQVGLPDVQVGLANVQVGLPDVCAFYLRGFLRCGGKRRRRRHSRVGRSNQSDGSNRIDGGNPIEGRTGQRAPRADTPAAETNYLTAQLHVKPCPCMFLMYVLFFSRIFRNFKMYFMHFTRFSYSLQRRVGAKRESAKRGVVHGKASKCLERGEPQGGKHHGYQCNYCQRGAFSDGAPAKGKKTRRWDSLPALGEEAKWSDNEEVMEKYHLISVENGVSRPPFKRMKRCSSVICARANREETALMPTKLESVKIRENNSIGSGDPLFSDRTAEHILTVLYEHRRARDVQLGSVFARIDGRIFDGHMKKGTAEGKLPGGRTQERIRERYAQILSGVLKWNQKNIAYNKRKEEEKQKERLKRRRNKYTNIVIDVYPLVFLSLTKLLKATIGVDGDVRDKCFDVKNEEFPVQLHICVELNKNEEALQIGQAEMKARERCKWQYSFVRSCPCSGIRFGEAPSGEAPPCARSARATDRRWPQHHLGGANWSLNLAVKLLYREIKTDFYILSEYYDERVHMYRTLLILLLLKYLSSGLNLSSFRRRFILFFIQRLFRLLCFRVMCLFLSGVHLSKLTSEVLVVDDDFLVKSYQGKCCQAKRPKQGRNAERDPPGGTQLSPRRSRLFQRKSYNRYKRYAENFLFNVEFARGGGGVSEEVGKAAVGGEEADRARRPPRRRTVYKPFVPFGSLVMTKKEILQLKLQRGEEIKKENLYISKCILKGKARSKSKGGAEMGTQVPSEEKDSTQLSIVSIILLMNALRKNSNYSSSIHFYLSLLVDKFLEKKKYLHVDEQYLVHSYLVNLQNPLQMNRKRELLCMSERNSWVRRKIELINSGYKFFISSGRFPLFECIFYESLKVYLTFLHQNALGALVCKMSRFNSMYAGMNKNLHFGMKVNHLLCCRLNTLLIEEHLNMRLGKTLFCGTSILSACKFLFICMLDESEHSELAAPQGGESGHLRVAGPIRRVYFPAEGDDPMLGRPMLERHMLERHMLERHMLERHMLERHMLERPIPIGGESLERKGLQGGDAYPMRVGQSEPTGGASPGERQNVASISNLTSAASVAPRRYNPNELTSGRLVVGNCRRGYANAAVGRPAGDSRGEGQIASQWCSAPSRGFPPHITIERRTKYLVEHYHNGEGTNVPIKKKGAIYMKPNDVSKLIASFQLMNRTILECTDFMCELFFSTGRDGFPQEQKEKRNRHVYTWFESCLNVFTFEKWVVHQLYNKFDNASCIYMWKKKKKLASHVVRINSSILRDIAKMRTYFEDRFDDVKKACHADRAAKHEEIEPICTEHCASNLDAVREPTCADEAGQLRANAEELAKPDELIEDYEELNCFIDFEEDRSSGMLLQGANARALQGEAGEDVQRLNEYKVDEGWLTYIRSLI, encoded by the exons ATGGAGAGCAACCCGTGCAACTATCACAGGGGGGCAAACCAAGGAATGGCACGGGGCTATGTTAGTAACGAAAATGTGCGTAGCGTGGCCAACTACGGTAGCATCAGAGGGGAGTACAATGCGAATCCCACCTCGAGTTTTTATCTGCCAGCGTCGGGCTTCAGCTCGGTGAGCAGTATGAGCAATGTGAGCAATGTGAGCAGTGCTGGCCAAGTGAACCCCACAGGTAACTACCCCCCCTGTGAGCATCTCCTAAATTCATATGCCTGTCTAGACCCCTCGCTTAGCAAAGGTGCGGCCAACTCCCACATGAACATATTGAGCAGTAGCATGGCTCCCTACATGGGCAGCGCAGATAAAGggaatattttaaacaaCTCACGTGGGTTTTTTGGGGATTATTCGTCTAAAGGGTTGGCTCAGAGTTATGATAGGAGTAGGGGGGGGTCGTGTGTGCAGTGTGCTTGTTGGGGGAGGACTGCAGACGGTGAGGGAGGCACTCTGGATGCGGGCCTTTCAAGCAAGTTGTCGGGGCCGTTCCTGGGCTACGGCGTTTACTCGGCGGGCGGAG GCGCCCATCCCAGCGCGAGCGCGAAGAGTGCCTTGGTGAATATCAGCTCAGTGAGGCATCCTCCAGAAAACGCCAACGCAAGTTTCAATGCAAGTTTCAACGGAGGGGACAGTTTGAGTTTTAATGCGGGCAGCATTTATGGGAATGCCATCGCGCAGAGGTTGAACTACGGCTCCGGCGAGGGGGTGAGCGGCTACTTGGGCGGCATCGCGGCGGAGCGGGCGAGTGCAGGTGGTCAGGTTAGCAGCGTGGGGGGACTGCCTAGCAACGCAGCGGGACTGCTTAGCAGCACGGTGAACCTACCAGCGCACCTCCTCAATGCAAACGCGAACGCCTTCCAGCGGGCAAGCGAAAGTGTGggaccaaatggggaaggcaTCACCCACCCCTCGACTGCACCTCACAACGCGTACGATTACGTAACCCTAAATCAGCTGTGCAGCAGACACTACACAGCGCCGCTCAGTTACACATCCCTAAATGGATGTCTCTTAAGGAGTGTCCCCCCGAGCACTGGCAACAGCGTAACAGAGTTAAATATGAAGACCACTGGGGGTGCGAAGAATACGACGAGTGGGTCGTTCCCCTCGGATGGAAATTCCTTTCATTCATCCTCTATTGGCCtctcagggggggaaaacataGACGCATCTGTTGCTATGAATCCCAATCGGATAAGCATGACCATGCCGACCATAAGTGTAGTCTCTCCTCACCCGAGTGGAACTACAAGGAATGCTTGTCTCACAACAGCGGGTGTGTGCATGGGTGCGCCCATCCCATGTGTCTCCTCTCCGAACGTACAAATGAACAGCGTtacccctggggggggaggactaAACTTGAAGATTTTGGGAAGCTACCCAGAGGCTCCACACCCCCATGGAGATGTCCAAATGAAGAATATGATTTACAGCAACGGGGTGAACCAGAGGAGCTTTACTAACGAGGCGAATGCGTACAGCTGCCTAAGGGTCAACAACGAGGTGGTGCGCACCACTTTGGGAGGCGCCATGGGGGTGGGCAAAACGGGGCGCAGCAGTCACTTCTACGTCAGGGGGAGTACCAACGAGTCGGTAGGCAGtcacgcgggggggagcagtCACGCGGGAAGGAGTAGCCACGCGGGTAGAAGCAGCCACACTGGAAGGAGCAGCCACACGGTGTACCCTGCAGGTGCGCCCAGGAGGAACGAACGCAGAGAGGCGTATGGAGGGCCCCCCCTGGACAGTGACTTTTTgtattcacaaaaaaggaagtctTTCGCTCAGATGGGCGAAGCGTTAGAGCCAGGGTGCTACAAAGAGGAGAGCATGCCTGGCCGGACCGGCCGGACCAATCGGACCAGTCGAACCAATCAACCCATGCACAGGCACACCCACTTGAGGGAGGGCAAGCTACTAAATAAGCGAAGctacgattttttttcccgcagcGCTAATGGGCGGCGCGGAGAAAAGGGCTTCGGCAGTTTCCACCATGCGCCAAACGTGAAACGGATAAGCACGCGCATGAGCGGCAGGGGCGGTGAGGATGGTAGTGACATTGACGGTGGAAGTGACTCTGGCAGTAGAAGTGACGCGTCGTGTGACGATCGTGTGAGGAGGAGTTACAAAGAGGGAAGGGAGAGCGCAAGAGGAGGAGGCAGAAACagggagaggaaaagaagaaacagcCCGAGTGATACCGCGTCGTCTGGCTGCTCATTCAGCGACGACGGGGGAGTGTCTTCCGGGTCCTCCTCCGCGTCTTCCTTCTTTACCAGCACGGTGAGCGATAAActgaaaggaaagaaaaagaaaaaaaaaaaaaaaaaaaaaaaaaaaaagggagataaGTGTGCAGACAACTGTGCAGATAACTGTGCAGGTAAGAGTGCGAAGGGAAGGCTGGCCGTCCCACAGCCGGGCAAGAGGAAGAGGCCAACAGTCATCGAATTTTTGAATGCCAAGTGGAACAGAAGTTCGCACGCCGAGGGGGGCAGTGAAAGTGGAAGTGAAAGTAGAGGCGGGGGTAGAAGTGAGGGTAGAAGCCGGAGCAGAAGTCGGAGCAGAAGTCGGAGCAGAAGTCGGAGCAGAAGTCGGAGCAGAAGTCGCCGGAGTAGACGTCGCGGGGATGACGGCGAAAGTTGCAgcctgaacagttcaggcGATTTCGCGAAAAAGCGAAGGAAAGACCCCCCcggtgggaagaaaaaaaaaggaaggaataGCAATTTCGAGGAGGCATGGAAAGGAGTGGGCGCTTCCGAGCGAAGCGACCTGTTGTCTTCGAACGGGGATGAGAAGACGCGCGGAAGTGAGTGCACTGAGGGTGGCTCTGACCGCGGGGGGGCCCTATCATATTCGGAGAGGGTGGAGGCGAGTGGGTTGGTCGACAGTGCTAGCGGTGGTAGTGCTGGTAGCGATGATGGCGCTGATAGCGATGACAGCCGTAGTGGTGACTCGCGGGAGGTGCACAGGAAGGCGGTAAAGAATCGCACGGGGAAGGGAGCAGATAGACGGGGCTCCATTTCAGCTAAGACGAAAGGGGCAGGTGGAGCGAAGGTGAATGTGAAGGGCGCGCCGAAGAGCAGGGAAGACAAGCGGGGCGAGGTGAAcagcgaagggggggaagagcctATCGAAAATGAGGGAGGCGGAAGTAACGACGGTGAGGAAGGAGGCAGCAACGACGGTGGGGAAGGCTACAGCAACGACGATGAGGAACGAAGCAGTAATGAGGGTGTGATGAATGGTGCATCCCCGAGGGAGCCCCCCAAGGAGGGCGCGGGGAAGAGCCTCACGAGCGACGAGCATTCGGGCAACGACCCCACCACCGACAGCGAGGAGCTGTACGGAAGCATGAGCTCGAGTGATGACAGTGAGAAGGATGGTTTTCGCTCTGCAGATGGGGCCTCCGGCGAGGAGAATTTCGAGGTGGGTGAGGAGGAAGTAGAGGAGGGCAGCGGTggtagcggtggtagcggtGATAGCGGTGATAGCGGCGGTGGACGTGACCGTGGCAACCGCAGCGATGGCGaagtggggggggaggaagtgcaaacgggggaaggtGCCCCGCCGCAAAGCGGCAcagaggtgaagaagaaaaggaagaaaaaaagtaaagtGGAGCAAGCGAACGCGGTGAAGAGAGAACCGAACGTGGCGCAGGAGAGTGAACGGAAGGACGGCACCGCGGCAGCAGAGAAGGGCGAAACAGCTCAGAGCGCTTCGTCAGCAAGATGCACAAGCGAGTCGAGTGGGGGCGAGTCGAGCTGCGGAGAAACGAATGGAAGCGAAACGACCTCAAATTTTGAGTCCTCGGAGGAGAGCTCGGAGTACCTGCTGGACTGCTCGTCGGACGAGATCACCAGAACGGAAGGCTCCTCGAAAGGAAGTGCTAACGGTGAGGTGCATGTCTGGGGAGAGGCGGGCCCGGATGGAGGCCCGAAGGATAGTGTAAGCGGCGAGGTAGGCGGCGAAGTTGGCGGCGGTATAGGCAACGAAGTAGGCATCGGACTAGGCAGCCGCGCAATAGGTGGTGCGCCCGGTGGCGCCAGCCCGGAGAGGCAACCCAACACGTGTGCGTCGTCTCTCCTTCGCGTTTGTAGCGGCGgggtgaagagggagaagagggagaagtgTCCCCATGGAGGAGAGGCAACGAAAGGAGCAGAGGTGAAAGTCGTCAGGGAAATGCCCACCTACAGGGAGGTACAACTCCCCAGCGGAGTGAAGTGCTTCCAGACGGAGGGCGAACCGAACGGCAAGTCGCCAGAATCCCCGCGATGCAACAAAGCCTGCCTCATCAAGCACCACAGAAAAAAAGTCtacacaaatttgaagagccTAGATTACATCAAGACGAATGAAATTCTTaaggaaatacaaaaaaatgtaataaaaaaaaaaaaaataaatatatgcgaATGGATTGTGTTGCTCTCCTACGTGTTTTATAAAAGATCTCGCTACCTGGATTTTAATAAAACCTATTTGTATAATGCCATGAAGAGGAtgtctccttttctttttaatttaaatagaAGGTGTAATGACATGGAGATAAGGAGTCTCTTCTTTTATTTGAGCAAAGTGTTTATCCTGGACGACCACTTCATTTTCCGAgtcaatattttcatttttaattggtTCATTTTGTATGTGCAtagaatgaaaatgaaaaatgtgcgCTTCGTTCAGGACCTTAATTTGATGATAAATTTGTTCTGTGGATTTTTGGCAAACAGAAGATTCCGCAATTACTCCCTTTTGTTCCTCATTAATGTCGTTTTGCAGAATGGCAGGGGGAAGTGTCTTTACTCTGGGGGGAACTACCCCTACGTGTGTTCTCTCTACTTGTCCTTTCTCTCCAAAGTTGTTTGCTTGGCTGGGCGGCACAGGCATGCGCTGAGAGGGTGCCGGGGGGGCAAGCGCAGCAGGGGTGGCTACCCGAGGGGGGAGGTGCATACGAAGGAGGAGCGTAAGGATGAGCCGCTTAATGATGAGCCGCTTAACGATGAGCCGCTTAACGATGAGCCGCTTAACGATGAGCCGCTTAACGATGAGCCGCTTAATGGGGAGGTTCCAAAAACTGAACAGGGGACACTCGAGGAACGCACAGATGGGGCGGCCGATTCGAAAGACCCAGCGAATGTGTGCACCGTCAGCGGAGGCATCATCCCAAATGGCGAGCACACTGGGGAGACGAAGCCGGGTTTGAAGTTGACCGCTGGACCCCCCACCGCCTCCAAACGGCAGGACCTCATCCTCCTGTACGTGCTGTACGCCGCGAGAAACAACCGCAGCATTTACGTGAACCTGCTGAAGCACATTTTGGACGACGTCCTGAGGTTCAAGCTCACCTACAGTTTCCACAGGGTGAAACTCAGGAGCAGGGCGCTCTACAAGAAGATCACTCGCTGCttcaaaaatgtcaaaaaggttatgaacaggtcaggcaggaaggggaggcagcgggggggggaaggcagcCGCGATGGGAAGTGGGACAATCGCGTTAAGCGGAACAATCGAGCTAAGCGGGACGGCCGCATTGACGGCCGCTTTGACGGCCGCTTTGACGGCCGCTTTGACGACCACTTGAACGTGAATTACTCCTTGGTGTACCTCCTCATCGGGGTGCTCATGGAGTACACGTGCTTTTCCTTCACCCGGTCCGTAGCgagcttcttcaaaaacGAAAAGCTAGCCAGCCTGCACAGACAGCTCCTCTCCCACCTGAGAGACTACACAGACGTCACCTTCAAGTACATGAAGTTTTTCGCCCTGGACATGATGAGGGTGTATGGCAACATCTGGCTGCGAAATGTTTTCACCACCGttaatttgaagaaaatgcacGCCGAGGTGGGGGGTGCAAGCGGTACAAGCGGTGCGGGTGCTGCGGACTGTGCGAACTGTGATGAGGACTGCCTATCCGCCGTGGGGGCAGAGCCAAGTGGGTGGAGGCGCGGCCGCACCGTTAAGAGGAGTTCAGCGAGCGCAGAAGTGAGGGCAGACGTGAGGGAAGACGTGAGAGCAGCCGTGAGAGCAGACGTGACGGCGAGGGGCGGCCTCTCCACCACCACCATAACGGCGACCACAACCACGGTGATTAccctccacggggggggtaACTCCCCGAGGGAGGATGCAAACTCAGACCAGAGGGGAGCAGACCACCTAAccgaggagggagaagcgcaccCAACCCAGGAGGATAATTTCACGCGAAGAAGTGCCGTGATGGGTACCGCCAAGGgggaattgcaaaatggagcagCGTGTGCCCAGAACGAGGGCCCCCCCCTAGAAGGAAATGATGAGGCGGCACCGTTGGATGGCTCCACAGATGGGGAGGCAAAGCTGATGGGGAAGGAGTGGGTGGAACGTTGCGAGGTGGTCTCTTccaaaggggaggagaaaaacccGGGCGAGGGTGCCGATGGGGAGTCGCCACAGGAACTAGACTTTCCAGAGTCACCAGCGGGGAAAGCAGCCAAATTGAAGGCCCCTTCAAAAATGAAGCCCCCTGACAGTAGgaaccccccaaagggaTTACCAAACAACGCTGGGGGAAGCCACTACGCAAATGAAAGCTTCGTGGACGCCACTCTCTCCATGTTGTGCAGATGCCTGAAGGTGTTTAAGGGAAGTGCCTCGCTCAGCACCCTTTTCGACGTTCTGTTTCTTTCCTTTATTGAGAGAATTGAGGGGGAGAGGCTGAAGCGTTTTCTGGTGGAAGTGTTCAGCACAGATGGGGAGCTCAGCGGGTTGGTGACGAGGATAATTCTTAGGAGTGCCCTTCGAGAGGAATGTACCCGCGATGTTAGTTttgtgaattattttttgggaaGGAGGGAGCCGCTGGAGGTTCTGCACCTCGATTGGGGCGGCGCGCAGGTGGGTTTGCCCGACGTGCAGGTAGGTTTGGCCAACGTGCAGGTGGGCTTGCCCGACGTGTGTGCATTTTACCTCAGGGGGTTCCTGCGGTGTGGCGGTAAACGGCGCAGGAGGAGGCATAGCCGAGTTGGTAGAAGCAACCAAAGTGATGGAAGCAACCGAATTGATGGAGGCAACCCAATTGAGGGACGCACCGGGCAGCGCGCCCCCCGAGCGGACACCCCCGCCGCTGAAACCAACTACCTAACCGCGCAGCTGCATGTGAAGCCCTGCCCCTGCATGTTCCTCATGTACGTCCTTTTCTTCTCGAGGATATTTAGAAActtcaaaatgtattttatgcACTTTACGAGATTTTCCTATTCGCTTCAGAGGAGAGTAGGGGCGAAGAGGGAGAGTGCAAAGAGGGGAGTGGTACATGGGAAGGCGTCCAAGTGTCTGGAGCGGGGAGaaccacagggggggaagcaccacGGGTATCAGTGTAACTACTGCCAGAGGGGTGCCTTTTCGGACGGCGCTCccgcgaaggggaagaagaccCGCAGATGGGATTCCCTCCCTGCGttgggggaagaagccaaatGGAGCGACAACGAGGAGGTGATGGAGAAGTACCACCTGATAAGTGTAGAAAATGGGGTAAGTAGGCCCCCCTTTaagaggatgaagaggtGCTCATCGGTCATCTGCGCGAGAGCGAACCGGGAGGAGACTGCCCTAATGCCAACGAAGCTAGAAAGTGTAAAAATACGGGAGAATAACTCAATAGGAAGTGGTGACCCCTTGTTTAGCGACAGAACAGCTGAGCACATTCTAACCGTCCTGTATGAGCATCGGAGGGCGCGCGACGTTCAGCTGGGCAGCGTGTTCGCCAGGATCGACGGGCGCATATTCGATGGGCATATGAAGAAAGGAACGGCAGAGGGGAAGCTGCCAGGAGGGAGGACCCAAGAACGCATCCGAGAACGGTACGCACAGATCCTGAGTGGCGTCCTCAAGTGGAACCAAAAAAACATTGCCTACAATAAaaggaaggaggaggaaaagcaaaaggaaaggctcaagaggaggagaaacaAATACACAAACATAGTGATCGATGTGTACCCCCTGGTCTTTCTCTCCCTGACGAAGCTACTTAAGGCCACCATAGGCGTTGACGGTGATGTAAGGGACAAATGCTTCGACGTAAAGAATGAGGAGTTCCCCGTGCAGCTGCACATCTGCGTGgagttaaataaaaatgaggaggcaCTACAGATTGGCCAGGCGGAGATGAAGGCGCGTGAACGGTGCAAGTGGCAGTACTCCTTTGTGAGGAGCTGTCCGTGCAGTGGCATTCGATTTGGTGAGGCGCCCTCTGGTGAAGCTCCACCCTGCGCTCGCTCTGCAAGGGCAACCGATCGCAGATGGCCGCAACACCACCTGGGCGGAGCCAACTGGAGCCTGAACCTAGCCGTGAAACTCCTCTAcagagaaataaaaacggacttttacattttgagCGAGTACTACGATGAGAGGGTGCACATGTACAGGACGCTTCTAATCCTGTTGCTGTTGAAATACCTGTCGAGTGGTCTGAACCTCTCTTCCTTTCGAAGGAGGTTCATTCTGTTTTTCATTCAGAGGCTGTTCCGCTTGCTGTGCTTCCGAGTGATGTGTCTGTTCTTGTCCGGCGTGCATCTGAGCAAGCTGACTAGCGAGGTGCTCGTCGTGGATGACGACTTCCTTGTGAAGAGCTACCAGGGGAAGTGCTGCCAGGCAAAGCGTCCGAAGCAGGGGCGCAACGCGGAGAGGGACCCCCCGGGGGGCACGCAACTCTCACCGCGCCGCAGCCGACTCTTCCAGAGAAAGTCCTACAATAGGTATAAGCGGTACGCGGAGAACTTCCTCTTCAACGTGGAGTTTGCgcgaggaggggggggggttaGTGAGGAGGTGGGAAAAGCGGCGGTGGGTGGAGAGGAAGCAGACCGGGCGAGGCGCCCCCCGAGAAGACGCACCGTGTACAAGCCGTTCGTCCCGTTCGGAAGCCTCGTCATGACGAAGAAGGAAATCCTGCAGCTGAAGTtgcagcggggggaggagataaaaaaggaaaacctcTACATAAGCAAGTGCATTTTGAAGGGCAAGGCGAGGAGTAAgagcaaagggggagcagaAATGGGAACCCAAGTGCCAAGTGAGGAGAAGGACTCCACCCAACTCTCCATCGTATCAATTATCCTCCTGATGAACGCCCtcagaaaaaatagcaaCTACTCGAGCAGCATCCATTTTTACTTAAGTTTGTTAGTGGacaaatttttggaaaaaaaaaaatacttacaTGTGGATGAGCAGTACCTGGTGCATAGCTACCTGGTGAATCTGCAGAACCCGTTGCAGATGAATAGGAAAAGGGAGCTCTTGTGCATGAGTGAAAGGAACAGCTGGGTTAGGAGGAAGATAGAACTGATTAACAGTGGTTACAAGTTTTTTATATCGTCCGGTAGGTTCCCCCTCTTCGAGTGTATTTTCTACGAGTCCCTCAAAGTGTATTTAACGTTTTTGCACCAAAATGCCTTGGGAGCGTTAGTCTGTAAAATGTCTCGATTCAATAGCATGTATGCGGGGATGAACAAGAATTTGCATTTCGGGATGAAAGTCAACCACCTTCTTTGTTGCCGACTGAATACGTTGCTCATCGAGGAGCATTTGAACATGCGTCTGGGCAAGACTCTTTTCTGTGGCACCTCCATCCTGTCCGCTTGCAAATTTCTCTTCATCTGTATGCTGGATGAGAGTGAGCATTCTGAGTTGGCGGcgccccaggggggggagtctGGCCACCTGCGCGTAGCGGGACCAATACGTCGAGTGTACTTCCCCGCCGAAGGGGACGACCCCATGTTAGGCAGACCCATGCTAGAGAGACACATGTTAGAGAGACACATGCTAGAGAGACACATGCTAGAGAGACACATGCTAGAGAGACACATGCTAGAGAGACCCATACCAATCGGTGGGGAGTCGCTCGAACGGAAAGGACTCCAAGGGGGCGATGCGTATCCCATGCGAGTGGGTCAAAGTGAGCCCACAGGAGGTGCTTCACCAGGGGAACGGCAAAATGTGGCAAGCATATCAAATTTGACGAGTGCCGCCTCTGTCGCCCCGCGGAGGTACAACCCGAACGAGCTAACGTCCGGGCGACTGGTGGTGGGGAACTGCAGAAGGGGTTATGCAAACGCCGCGGTGGGGAGGCCAGCCGGGGACAGCCGTGGGGAGGGGCAAATCGCCTCCCAATGGTGCAGTGCCCCCTCAcggggcttccccccccatatCACCATCGAGCGGCGCACCAAGTACCTGGTTGAGCATTACCATAACGGCGAAGGAACCAACGTGcccatcaaaaaaaaaggagccatCTACATGAAGCCAAACGACGTAAGCAAGCTAATCGCCTCCTTCCAGCTGATGAACAGAACTATCCTAGAGTGCACCGATTTCATGTGCGAGTTGTTCTTTTCCACTGGGAGGGATGGCTTTCCACAGGAGCAGAAAGAGAAACGAAACAGACACGTCTACACATGGTTTGAGAGTTGCCTCAACGTATTTACCTTCGAAAAGTGGGTCGTCCACCAGCTCTACAATAAATTTGATAATGCCTCCTGCATCTACatgtggaagaagaaaaagaagttgGCTAGCCACGTCGTCAGAATCAATTCGAGCATCCTGCGAGACATTGCCAAGATGCGGACTTACTTTGAGGATCGCTTCGATGATGTGAAGAAGGCTTGTCACGCGGATCGAGCGGCGAAGCATGAGGAGATTGAACCCATATGCACAGAACATTGCGCATCTAATTTAGATGCAGTGAGGGAGCCAACTTGTGCAGATGAGGCTGGACAACTTCGTGCCAACGCGgaggagctagccaaaccGGACGAGCTCATTGAGGACTATGAGGAGTTAAACTGTTTTATCGATTTTGAGGAGGATCGATCGTCCGGCATGCTTCTACAAGGAGCGAACGCGCGGGCCCTGCAAGGGGAAGCTGGCGAGGATGTGCAGCGGCTGAATGAGTACAAGGTGGACGAAGGCTGGCTCACCTACATCCGATCGTTGATTTGA